A genome region from Erigeron canadensis isolate Cc75 chromosome 3, C_canadensis_v1, whole genome shotgun sequence includes the following:
- the LOC122594456 gene encoding uncharacterized protein LOC122594456, with the protein MEDNTKTQKMKGKKSRWNAAISNVTQISNNLNSIQNQLINKAVYVDPLTFNKASFISQQAHTIKVIEQRVKTLERELDVAISDAAHARTEKRQAEAGQKAAELRVKEMIMELENTTNVFKLHMEELRAKQEEISKRDKEIKLLKTVVQTLGGNDLGSP; encoded by the exons ATGGAGGATAATACAAAAACAcagaaaatgaaaggaaagaAGAGTAGATGGAATGCTGCCATTTCCAATGTAACACAAATATCAAACAATCTTAATTCCATCCAAAACCAACTCATCAATAAAGCTGTCTATGTTGATCCACTTACATTCAACAAAGCGTCTTTTATCTCTCAACAAGCCCACACCATCAAG GTCATCGAGCAAAGGGTAAAGACACTAGAACGAGAACTAGATGTTGCCATTTCAGATGCTGCTCATGCCCGAACAGAAAAACGACAGGCAGAAGCAGGACAAAAGGCTGCTGAATTACGAGTGAAAGAGATGATTATGGAGCTTGAAAATACCACAA ACGTTTTTAAATTGCACATGGAAGAATTACGAGCAAAACAAGAAGAAATATCAAAGCGGGACAAAGAGATCAAACTTCTGAAGACTGTTGTTCAGACACTTGGAGGAAATGACTTAGGATCACCCTAG
- the LOC122593364 gene encoding copper-transporting ATPase PAA1, chloroplastic-like codes for MEVSSRVLTATSTTLFSIPKTHHFSPTPLPFRLPSFSGCHSPPLNITLHPLFSSKKSASLSSSTSGDIPPLSDDDDVILLNVSGMMCEGCASSVKRILENQTQVSSATVNLATETATVWPISEAKVAPNWQKVIGEELAKNLTNSGFNSILKGEAATEGAQS; via the exons ATGGAGGTAAGTAGTAGGGTGTTGACTGCAACCAGCACAACTCTCTTCTCCATCCCCAAAACCCACCATTTCTCCCCCACTCCTCTTCCGTTTCGCCTACCGTCATTCTCCGGCTGCCACTCCCCGCCCCTAAATATCACTCTCCATCCCCTTTTCTCATCTAAAAAATCTGCTTCACTTTCTTCTTCCACCTCCGGTGATATCCCTCCCttatctgatgatgatgatgtcatcctTCTTAATGTTTCT GGGATGATGTGTGAAGGATGTGCATCAAGTGTTAAAAGAATCTTGGAGAATCAA ACACAAGTGTCTTCTGCCACTGTGAATCTTGCAACAGAGACAGCAACTGTATGGCCTATATCTGAAGCCAAGGTTGCGCCAAACTGGCAGAAAGTAATTGGAGAAGAACTTGCAAAGAATTTGACAAATAGTGGGTTTAACTCTATCCTTAAAG GTGAGGCTGCTACTGAAGGAGCACAATCTTAA
- the LOC122593804 gene encoding F-box protein AUF1-like — protein MVIHQLICNLFFSDVSYYSYLPDEIVLLILNKIVDLKTLCRCKLVSKQFNLIVHQVDTISFIASRADNPTSYDSDPSAADDARNPKKLLHFLSKPFCRPAASYECESFRSAIESLSKFTRLKSLCIELPSTRQDVVDNGSDLYKWKVKFGRKIKSFVFLSPNSVCDMKGLSNVNENGLEAEHFGIDLWLKKVQWAVDCLRDAVVRFRMLLGCAHDFPLLEKVLITQSGKRGSVSISGKDIVEMRKWLHSPTDCLEQKLISDSMDLPSRLCQSYAPLLKLPVSGYVMKGVTLSFYHKKDDIDDHCFMNIYLDDFEDKEEAA, from the exons ATGGTCATCCATCAACTAATTTGTAATCTGTTTTTCAG TGATGTTTCTTACTATAGCTATCTACCAGATGAAATTGTTCTCTTAATATTGAATAAAATAGTTGATTTGAAAACCTTATGCCGTTGTAAACTCGTTTCTAAACAATTCAATCTGATCGTCCATCAAGTCGACACCATTTCTTTCATTGCTTCTCGTGCAGACAACCCCACCAGTTATGATTCCGACCCATctgctgctgatgatgccaGAAATCCTAAAAAGCTTTTGCATTTCCTTTCTAAACCCTTTTGTCGTCCTGCTGCATCTTATGAATGTGAGTCTTTCCGGTCTGCAATCGAGTCTTTGAGTAAGTTTACACGACTCAAGTCTCTATGTATTGAGCTCCCGTCAACCCGACAAGATGTTGTTGATAATGGTTCTGATTTGTACAAGTGGAAGGTTAAGTTTGGTAGAAAAATcaaatcatttgtatttctgtcACCGAATTCAGTTTGTGATATGAAAGGATTATCAAATGTTAATGAAAATGGCCTGGAAGCAGAACATTTTGGTATAGATTTATGGTTGAAGAAAGTTCAGTGGGCTGTTGATTGTTTGAGGGATGCAGTTGTGAGGTTTAGGATGTTGTTGGGTTGCGCTCATGATTTTCCGTTGTTGGAAAAGGTTTTGATAACGCAGTCGGGTAAAAGGGGGTCAGTTTCTATTAGTGGTAAAGACATTGTTGAGATGAGGAAGTGGCTACATTCACCCACTGATTGTTTGGAACAGAAGCTGATCAGTGATAGCATGGATCTTCCTAGTAGGTTATGCCAGTCTTACGCCCCGTTGTTGAAACTCCCAGTTTCAGGATACGTGATGAAGGGGGTAACTCTAAGTTTCTATCACAAGAAGGATGACATTGATGATCATTGTTTTATGAATATCTATTTGGATGATTTTGAAGATAAAGAAGAGGCTGCATAA
- the LOC122593882 gene encoding E3 ubiquitin-protein ligase RZF1-like, producing MSGNRDTHWCYQCMQSVRLRGLNSVCPYCSGGFVQELNEVVVNEQPDFGLIHEHGAAENMFMDPYAESVNNLVDAFAELRRIRMAGTRSSSAGSSANDIFEIIMNRMRMDSGAFSDSNFFTDSELQEFVERIVASDGSQGPPPATRSAIDSLPTIRITNTHLNTDSQCPICQDKFELGCEARMMPCSHMYHSGCIVPWLSEHNSCPVCRLELPPQGTSSRQSQGRRNRLSFLWPFGS from the coding sequence ATGTCAGGTAATAGAGACACACACTGGTGCTATCAATGCATGCAGTCAGTTCGTCTTCGAGGTCTTAATTCAGTTTGCCCCTATTGCTCAGGAGGATTCGTGCAAGAACTGAATGAGGTGGTTGTCAACGAACAGCCTGACTTTGGGCTAATTCATGAACATGGTGCTGCTGAAAACATGTTCATGGATCCATATGCAGAATCCGTAAACAACCTCGTGGATGCCTTTGCCGAATTAAGGAGGATAAGAATGGCTGGTACAAGATCTTCTAGTGCTGGTAGTTCTGCTAATGATATATTTGAGATCATAATGAATAGAATGCGAATGGACTCAGGGGCTTTTAGTGATAGTAATTTCTTTACGGATTCTGAATTACAAGAGTTTGTGGAACGAATTGTAGCAAGTGATGGTAGTCAGGGCCCACCTCCAGCAACCCGGTCTGCAATTGATTCTTTGCCAACTATTAGGATAACAAACACACACCTTAACACCGATTCTCAATGTCCAATTTGTCAAGATAAGTTTGAATTGGGGTGTGAAGCTAGGATGATGCCGTGTAGCCATATGTACCATTCTGGTTGTATAGTACCTTGGTTATCTGAGCACAATTCTTGCCCTGTTTGCCGGCTGGAACTGCCACCTCAAGGTACTAGTAGTCGTCAAAGTCAGGGAAGGAGGAATCGACTATCGTTTTTGTGGCCTTTTGGGTCTTGA